From a region of the Neobacillus niacini genome:
- a CDS encoding guanylate kinase, whose product MYKIKDKEKLFIYTGPDGSGRKTIAKMVATAFDMETVLSYTTRPPRHYEQDGVDYHFVSEDEFNKLKDNDEFLESVDIDGIHYGIREEDIVKAFENHNLVYLTLNPEGTEKLKSMYGDKVMRFFIFADRDTVIARHEARKDTEEDIHRHLAHYDEIMAYKTECEHVFENYDSPQVSFQVSEVIEAFLDRNRIVTDY is encoded by the coding sequence ATGTATAAAATCAAAGATAAGGAAAAGCTTTTCATTTACACTGGACCCGATGGCTCTGGGAGAAAAACGATTGCCAAAATGGTCGCGACCGCGTTTGATATGGAAACTGTCCTCTCTTACACGACTCGTCCTCCCCGTCATTACGAGCAAGATGGCGTAGACTACCATTTTGTTTCGGAAGATGAATTCAACAAGTTGAAAGACAACGATGAATTCCTTGAAAGCGTAGACATCGATGGAATTCATTACGGAATCCGCGAAGAGGATATCGTTAAAGCTTTTGAAAATCATAATCTTGTCTATTTAACATTAAATCCAGAAGGCACTGAAAAATTAAAAAGCATGTATGGTGACAAAGTCATGCGCTTTTTCATTTTTGCTGACCGTGACACGGTTATTGCAAGACATGAGGCACGAAAGGATACAGAAGAGGATATTCATAGGCACTTAGCACACTATGATGAAATCATGGCTTATAAAACTGAATGCGAGCATGTTTTTGAAAACTATGATTCACCGCAGGTATCTTTTCAAGTGAGTGAAGTCATTGAGGCTTTCCTTGACAGAAATCGAATTGTGACTGATTACTAA